In Liolophura sinensis isolate JHLJ2023 chromosome 2, CUHK_Ljap_v2, whole genome shotgun sequence, a genomic segment contains:
- the LOC135462617 gene encoding hemicentin-2-like — MNGKEGESMVLKCEGSIAGNDVTWHWSNHLKRNVIATMLVNGDVKYSAHSSQYNRNITMDGDGSLHILRLDYKLHNGSFRCDNGGLSTEVELTVYPSPTKLTLSNTFTKGGNLFLNVTKGKPLPVLCKSDSSFPEFNFTWTLNDCVLNRSHGAQSAVTLKVEEYHNGSILECKVRYPQGAKTEQTILNVLYISPSVQSSISVSENRSVDLRCNITGNPPPSFSWWRMHGDQSERLPENSAIYSVVSVNRSQAGTYECRGRNDAGNRTVSVEMIVEYPPVASVFYNNGLQALECSVDGMPRKFYFRPWEQRLGEVTLSLIPGERQDENIYRLFLPENCNTMGLYVCIVGNTHGTARGEFFHRPNCKPLIGDGAFRKCISNKTSIAVPFYAYPNFTNTLWQTDSGETTHVNTTLEEMENVIVEMTVRGTVRKATILGQAVVWDFPDGLSDSFTLTVTNSVGSSSVRLTLCEVPSETDGGLGPLKTAAIVSAVLVVVFLIIVCLYVFRQKTKGKTKIQSNLLR; from the exons ATGAACGGAAAAGAGGGTGAGTCCATGGTTCTCAAATGCGAAGGAAGTATAGCGGGCAATGATGTTACCTGGCATTGGTCAAACCACCTCAAACGAAATGTGATTGCCACAATGCTGGTAAATGGAGACGTTAAATATTCTGCACATTCATCACAGTATAACAGGAACATCACGATGGATGGTGACGGAAGTTTGCATATATTGAGGCTGGACTACAAACTGCATAATGGAAGTTTTCGGTGTGACAATGGTGGGCTGTCAACAGAGGTGGAGCTGACAGTTT ATCCAAGCCCAACCAAACTCACACTGTCAAACACCTtcacaaagggaggtaaccttTTCCTCAACGTGACCAAGGGCAAGCCATTACCGGTCTTGTGTAAGTCAGACTCCAGCTTTCCGGAGTTCAACTTTACCTGGACTTTAAATGACTGTGTGCTGAACAGATCACACGGGGCACAAAGTGCTGTAACACTGAAAGTGGAGGAATATCACAACGGGTCAATACTGGAGTGTAAAGTTAGGTATCCACAAGGGGCTAAGACGGAACAGACCATCCTCAACGTTCTGT ATATCAGTCCGTCAGTACAATCATCCATATCAGTATCAGAAAACCGAAGTGTTGACTTGAGGTGCAACATCacaggaaacccaccaccatctttCTCCTGGTGGAGAATGCACGGCGACCAATCAGAACGACTTCCTGAGAACAGCGCCATCTACAGTGTAGTGTCAGTAAATCGCTCACAGGCGGGCACTTATGAATGTAGAGGCAGGAACGATGCTGGTAACAGAACAGTATCTGTGGAGATGATCGTTGAAT ATCCACCTGTCGCCTCTGTTTTTTACAACAATGGTCTTCAGGCCCTGGAATGCTCGGTTGACGGGATGCCTCGGAAATTCTACTTTAGGCCGTGGGAACAGCGgttaggggaggtaactctaagCCTGATTCCTGGGGAAAGACAGGATGAGAATATCTATAGATTATTTCTTCCTGAGAACTGTAACACGATGGGATTATACGTCTGTATAGTAGGAAATACTCACGGAACGGCCAGAGGGGAATTCTTCCATAGACCAAACT GTAAACCCCTTATTGGTGATGGTGCTTTCAGGAAATGTATTAGTAACAAGACTAGTATCGCTGTCCCCTTCTACGCTTACCCAAACTTCACCAACACACTGTGGCAGACTGATTCAGGGGAGACCACTCATGTTAACACAACTCTTGAAGAGATGGAGAACGTCATCGTAGAAATGACTGTTCGTGGAACTGTCCGTAAAGCCACTATCCTGGGTCAGGCTGTAGTGTGGGATTTTCCCGATGGCCTGTCCGACAGTTTTACCCTCACAGTAACTAACAGCGTGGGATCTTCCAGCGTACGGCTGACGCTGTGTGAAG TGCCAAGCGAGACAGATGGTGGTTTAGGTCCACTAAAAACAGCTGCCATCGTCAGTGCTGTCCTCGTGGTTGTGTTTCTCATCATCGTGTGTCTGTATGTCTtcagacagaaaacaaaaggCAAGACAAAGATACAATCTAACCTTCTTAGATAA